In Bactrocera oleae isolate idBacOlea1 chromosome 5, idBacOlea1, whole genome shotgun sequence, a genomic segment contains:
- the spirit gene encoding trypsin: MWRTLFAVALLASCICENSLAQDALRGIHFPSESHDDACFVDAAKKVRGTCKNLAECGSALRRWKNQNIRPQTCYFNKFEHIVCCEIERSPILEPILYMKPMQVKRRSEVECESQHGSNFYITIVKGQAAAANEFPYMAAVGWVSNTDRSSAFFYCAGVLISPQFVLTAAHCTGLGGQSPTVVRIGGTNLTDPNTPNIPIKRIIVHPSYRSGSSYNDIALLELEQGTRQKPACLWNRYDVPHNNVTALGYGHTQFAGANSNVLQKAVLFLIPSDVCQRYYMPDENILQQGLANTQICAGDQENRRDTCQGDSGGPLILKVDRDITYSYVVGITSFGQACGGAPPSIYSRVSAYIDWIEDIVWPIAQLSGFGVNG, encoded by the exons ATGTGGCGCACACTTTTTGCAGTCGCCTTGCTCGCCAGTTGCATTTGCGAGAATT CTCTCGCGCAGGATGCTTTACGTGGTATTCATTTTCCCAGCGAGAGCCATGATGACGCCTGCTTTGTGGATGCAGCAAAGAAGGTGCGTGGCACTTGCAAAAATCTGGCTGAATGCGGCTCAGCACTGCGACGTTGGAAGAATCAAAATATACGCCCACAAACATGTTACTTCAATAAATTCGAGCATATAGTTTGTTGTGAAATCGAAAGAAGCCCCATATTGGAGCCGATCCTCTATATGAAACCCATGCAGGTGAAGCGGCGTAGTGAAGTGG AATGTGAATCCCAACATGGCAGCAACTTTTACATAACCATTGTGAAAGGTCAGGCAGCAGCGGCCAATGAATTTCCCTACatg GCCGCAGTGGGTTGGGTGTCGAATACGGATAGAAGCAGCGCGTTCTTTTACTGTGCCGGGGTGTTAATATCACCGCAGTTCGTCTTAACGGCAGCACATTGTACCGGTTTGGGAGG ACAATCACCAACAGTGGTGCGCATCGGTGGCACTAATCTCACCGATCCGAACACACCCAACATACCGATTAAGCGCATCATAGTGCATCCAAGTTATCGAAGTGGCTCTTCATATAATGACATTGCGCTGTTGGAATTGGAGCAGGGAACAAg ACAGAAACCTGCCTGCTTATGGAACCGATATGATGTGCCTCATAACAATGTGACGGCGCTTGGCTATGGACATACACAATTCG CTGGCGCAAACTCGAATGTTTTACAGAAGGCCGTCTTATTTCTCATACCCAGCGATGTTTGTCAACGCTACTATATGCCCGATGAGAATATATTGCAACAAGGCTTGGCGAATACTCAGATTTGCGCTGGTGATCAGGAAAATCGTCGCGACACGTGTCAG GGTGACTCCGGTGGTCCACTTATCCTGAAAGTCGATCGCGACATCACCTATTCGTATGTCGTGGGTATAACGTCATTTGGTCAAGCTTGTGGCGGTGCTCCGCCGAGTATTTACTCGCGTGTTTCGGCGTATATTGACTGGATAGAGGATATCGTATGGCCCATAGCTCAGTTGAGTGGTTTCGGTGTTAACGGTTGA